The following is a genomic window from Raphanus sativus cultivar WK10039 unplaced genomic scaffold, ASM80110v3 Scaffold0581, whole genome shotgun sequence.
AAAGCacacagcaaaaaaaaaaaaaaagaatgagagTTAGATTCATTAGAGCTCTGaactaaacagaaaaaaatgctCACCAGTCACCACTAACAAAACAGTTGAATTCATTATCATTATCACATTTGGatattcatattaaattaaTGAGGACGATGATACCTACAAAGATAGGTGGTGCTTCAGCATTACCATCCTCCTTCCAGAACTTGACTTTACGGAAGAATGTCTCTGTACTTCCTTTTGGTACCTCAGCTCGGTCTGTTGCAAATGAAAACGTTACACATCAAAGTTCtcgttaacaaaaaaaataacaaacaaggTTCTTCTACTAAATACAGAGCAGAGAGTCCTCTAATGGAACTATGGAAGCCAGAACACTTTAATCTGTTATATCGTAAAATCTGAATTGGAAAATTCTGCTAAACATTTAATGCGAGCAGATACGAAATGGTGGTGGATCAAACAGATCGATGAGCTTAGAGAAGCTTCAATGGAGAAAATCTCACGAAACGGTGACGATAAGTCCGGAATATCAAGGAATAAGCAGCAGAGAGGATGAGATcgggagatagagagagagagagaagagagagcttACAATCACGGAAGACGATGTTATCTCCTCGCTGAGATAAGACGAAGAACTGAGAGATCATCATCCCCTTCCTTTCCTGGACCCTACTGTTCGCCGATCGTTCTCTCGTCTGTGTGTATCTGCTCTCTGGTGGTTTGCtcacgtttttttttattttaccaattGATTAAAGTCGTTATCGCAAAGCTTCTTCACCAGTCGGAAGGTTTGACGGGGGGGCCCATTTTAGCATATCACAAGATACTGTAATTGTTGTTGTTATATATGTTTCTGCTAGATACTAGTTTATTATCTTGTATAATGTCTGTGCAATTACCCAAACCCACTAAGGAAAAGGCCCATGTCAATTATAATCTCTGTGTTCTGTGTGTGTGAGTGTTGGTGGATAAAGAGATGTCACCTTGGCAGAGGAACCAACTGGAAAAACTAGATCAAATCATCCAGTTTCTCTGCTATTGACGTTCATTTTCAATGCAGAAGCAGAGCATTCTTCACTCAGAGTACCTAAGATTTGGCAACGGCTTGGTTAAACGGATAAAAACAAGTGCATTTCCTAGATGGTTCACTCGCAGCAGTGGAATCAGAATCTCGTTTCTAACAACTGAAGCTTCTTCATCCATGAGTATAATAAACAAAACTTGCACTCGGAGACCGAACAGCTTAGGACAGGAGATACATACAAGAAGACTTAAGTGATGAAAACCAAGAAGAAGATCTATGTCCGGTTTGAGTATGTCACTGAGTTCAAGACAGATGATGAACTTCTTAGAGTCCTCGAGAAATCCAAAAGAAACTAGCTCTTTGGTTGTGGTTGATTTCTATCATCCTTCATGTGGTTGCTGTAAATACATCTCAAAGCTCCGCAAGAAATCTGGTGACAAAGAAGCTCCCGTTATCTTCCTTAAGCATAATGTGAGCATAATgcatatttgttttaataatgaaCAAGCTACATTGAGATTGTTAAATGATTATTGTAGGTGATAGATGAATACGATGAGCAATCTGAAGTCGCTGAAAGGCTCCGTTTGTACGTACTCCCCTCCCTCTCTGAAGTTTTGTCATAAAACAACAGCAATCACGACAAGAGAGTTTTGATTTACTACACTCTTATGTACAGTCAGCTTCTCTCTTCCACTTCAACAAAAAAATGGAGTTCTGTTAGAAGCATTTGAAACTAGAGACAAGGAGAGGATTGACGCTACTATTCACAAATACACTTCCTCTGAATCTTCAAGCACATAGGAGTAAACCGCACTTTTGGTTACCTTTCCCAAATCAATGACAATAATGAGAACTATATTGAATAAAGCAGCATCCCTCAAACTTGTTGTAAACATCCCTTGCACTTTATCATATACTGAATAAGACAGagactattttttttgtctcagaCTGGAGGATAGCAAGAAAGAGATGGGTTCAGTATGAATACTTAAGtgcaagagagaaagggaatagtTGACATGGAGAAGTGCGATACAGATAGAGAGAGATGGTGAATCTTAAGAACTTTCTCATAGAAACAGGAGTCCCATATGTCTTTGGGCCGATAATGTACATATAAAGGGGCTAAATTGATGGCTGCAAATGGAGCTCAACATATAGCAAGTGCTTGAGTTTACAAAGTGAAAAAGGGAAAACTCAAAAATCTATTACATATCTCTCACTGTGTGAGCAGCTTAGAGTCACATGCCACTATCTTGACCCGGCTAACATTCTCTTGACGGTCGTCAATCTTGAACATTGCGTCCTGTAATATAAAGGTCCATACGTTGTCACAGAACCTGTAAGTGTGCAAGTGCCCCTGTACAAGAATTTAAAAAACGAGATTTAAGCATCTGCCAAACGTTCTCTCTTATCTTGTGTGCAGCGTTTAATAATTGGCTACGACTAGTGGTTACTATGTCCAAAGAGAATTAACGTCAATCATCAGAAACACTAGCATAAATAACATGATGCTAAGATGTATGGATCTGGATAATCTTGGGGATAACAGATGTCAGTTCCTACTTATTAGCCAGATAACTCAATCCATACAGCCTAATCCTCAAGTTGAACATTATACCTCTAAGaactcatatatatatgaactAGCTTCAGCCTTTTTATTCATACATAACACCTAGACAAACTGTGATCTCGACTGAATCCATACAAGATTAAATCAAGTTGCcaccaaaaaaactcaaaactgaCACAAAATCATGAAACTAGTGGAAGCATGAACTAATAAACTCTCCAAAGACACGAATAATTGCGCTCCAATGTTAAAGTTCCCTAAACTTTCAACTCTAAGAAAATTACTTCCAGGAAATATGAATACTGCATCAGGTTCAAACCAACCAAAACGAACTAGAGCAAGATTATTTAGAGCTACCAATCACAAACAGACATGTGTGTTTACTTTTACCCATTACCGTTAACTAAGATTCAGTATTACAaacaaagaattaaaaaaaaaaaaaaaaagcgaaacAAGAGAGAAAGATCACCTTGATAGACACCTTGGTCTTCACTTGGCTCTCCAGAGCTTCAGTCATGGACTATACAAAAAGGACACATATATATCAGactgaaacaaaattaaaaaaaaaaaaccacagaAGCAAAAAACCAAAAGACTCCAAAGATCAAGTAACCTTATCAAACTGAACAAGGACTTGGATAGCTAGCTCAGGGCTCAAGGTACCGCTCTGAACCATCTCATCCAAAGTCTCCGTCAAACACATCCCTATGGTCGATCTCCTGTATAGCTCAAACGTCGCCATTATCTAACGATCTGCCCGATTCAAAGCAAACTCAAAAATCATCGAAATCGAATTTCTAAACAAATCGGGAAATCTGAAATAGCTTTCGACAAAATAAAAGAGATGAGAAAATAGAGAGGGTTTACCGATCTCCGGCGAAGTAAGAAGAAGGATTGGTACGGCTACCGTTGGGGTCCGATTGCGAAGGATTTGGTTCTCTTGAGCGGAGAAAATAATTTGGGGCTTTTATACCCTAGTTTTTGCAGGCGACTATATATATAGGCAGCGATCGATCAAAGGGAGACTTGAAAGTTCCGTTTTACCCTTTAGTTTCTAGTAGAGTCAAAAGGCCCAAGATGGATAAAGAGAGAAACCCATTAATGCTTTTGTATTTGTAGACCATTAAGACATTGCCTAAAACTGTTATAATACGTTAGGCTAAGCCTATACTGTTTATTTCGGTTTGTTGCCACATTTAATGTGTTTGACCGGTTCAAACACAAAGATTGTGATACTTTTTTTTCGGTCAAAAAAGATTGTGATACTTTTGGTCATGGATTGATTACCTAAATACACCAtcgatataaatatatatatatatatatatatatataatttgggtATGGAGTAAATAACTCAGCTGCAGCCTGGAGGCAGGCCTGTCACGGACTCCTATTTACACTCACTAGCAGCGCTGGTCATCGGCAAACATTAGTTTTGGATTCCATAGATTTTCGGAATTTGTAAACATACGTAGATGGTCCGCAAATTATCAAACCAAATGTTTtggcaaaaaagaaaacaatagtTTCACGGAATACCAtacgaaaagaagaaaatttattaattatgctATATAACATCACTCATACTTGTTTTATGCTAATATCATCCATGAATAAGAAGTAACTATATTCATCTTAGCATTGgctaaatatatatttcctcCGTTTTATATTAGTTGTcgttctaaaattaaattttgttttattttaagtgTCATTGTCAATGcgtttatttattctttttttccattttattcTTACCCTTTCAACTCATTAATTAACATATTCGAATGAAACAATGTATTAGTTAGGAACAGAATAGTAAGTTTTTGATAGTTTTCTTGATCTATGTGAAATCTCAATGTGAAATctgacaaataaaatgaaaatgaagGAGTAGATTAAGGTCATAGTTTTTCATTTGTGGTTACAAATCTACCGAGTAATGGTACGTATCAATTTACAAGAAATGTCTTTAACACATGGGGTTTTCTGTTGCAGCATGAAATGAATGAATGAGAGAATGATGACAACAAGTCAAAAGGTAACACCACCCGTCCACTTTGCTCTTTCATCGATAAATCCTTCTTTTTCTGACTTCTTTAGTTCTTGCAAAGGACATTGCAACAAAGTCATAGCTACTTGCTTCTGCAGCTATCGTTCACGTTAAGTTTGAATAACGGCATGATGTTACTAAACCTGACAAAACAACTCACAAAACTATACTCGGAAGTTTTTAATGTGCTGCATTATAGCAGATCACTGGTCTAAATTTAGcaatacaataataattttacaagCTGAGAATTTTCAAACCTTATTCAGGAATATCATTATTGTGGATGCTTCCCGAGATCACTGTTTCTCTTTACCACTATTAGAGTCACCTCGCAAATCTAGACCATCGATGAGAAGGGGAAATAATCCAGCACCTCCCCCACTCCactcaatttttttatcaagtaaactAGTGTAGCTTAAGTTGTGCAAGCTACAAATTATGAGCTATCACGAGAAAGCTCCACTCCAGACAGAAGTTTGGCATCTCTTAGGGAAAATGTATGTCCAAAAGTGTATACGATTATATATGAGTTGGAGACTTGGCATGACCTAATTCTAAAAAGTATCTATATAGCATCTGGAAAAGTCATCAGTGCACTTTATGTATAGAAGTTAACTTCCTTATATGAGCCTAATACTAATTGTATA
Proteins encoded in this region:
- the LOC130502486 gene encoding transcription initiation factor IIA subunit 2-like, which encodes MATFELYRRSTIGMCLTETLDEMVQSGTLSPELAIQVLVQFDKSMTEALESQVKTKVSIKGHLHTYRFCDNVWTFILQDAMFKIDDRQENVSRVKIVACDSKLLTQ